The following is a genomic window from Sedimenticola thiotaurini.
AATCGACGTTACCGCTACCCATTCACCAACTGTACCCATTGTGGTCCCCGGCTCTCCATTGTGCGGGCCATCCCCTATGACCGGGCGACCACCAGTATGGGTGATTTTCAACAGTGTGACGCCTGCCTGGCGGAATATGGTGATCCGTCCGATCGACGTTTTCATGCCCAACCGAACGCCTGTCCCGCTTGTGGTCCGCAGGTCTGGTTGGAGAATGGTGCTGGTGAACGGTTGCCTGCTGAACATGATGAAGATCCGATTGAGCGGGCTGCCAGATTGATAGCGTCCGGTGCAATTCTGGCGATCAAGGGGTTGGGCGGAGTCCATCTTGCCTGTGATGCGGGTAATGAATTGGTGGTTGCTGCTCTGCGATCAAGAAAGCGACGCTACCACAAACCCTTTGCTCTGATGGCCACTGACGCGGACATGATTCGTCGTTATGCCCACCTCAATGAACAGGAAGTGGCCCTGCTCAAGAGTAGCGCGGCCCCCATTGTCATTCTGCAACAGGGGGGTGAAGAAATGCTGGCCCGAGAGGTGGCCCCTGGACAGCAGTCACTGGGTTTTATGCTGCCCTATACCCCCCTGCATCATCTGCTGATGGGACACCTGGCGCGCCCGATCGTGCTGACCTCGGGTAATCTGTCGGATGAACCACAGGTGATCTCCAACAAAGCCTCCCAGGAACGTCTGGCCGGAATTGCCGATTACTGGCTGCTGCATGATCGCGAGATCGTTAATCGCCTGGATGACTCGGTGGTGCGGGTGATGGATGGTGACGCCCGGATGTTGCGGCGTGCGCGCGGTTATGCGCCGGCTCCTATTGTGTTGCCCGATGGGTTCGAAAAGACACCCGCAATTCTGGCTTTGGGAGGTGAACTGAAGAACACGTTTTGTCTGCTGCGGGATGGCCAGGCCATCGTCTCCCAGCACATGGGGGATCTGGAGAACAGTGCCACAATGCGGGAGTATCATCGTTCCCTGGAACTCTACCGGCAGCTATATCAGCTCGATCCGGCTCTGGTGGTGGTCGATTACCATCCCAATTATCTCTCTACCCAGTGGGGTCAGCAGATGGCCAGTGAGCAGGACCTGCAACTGGAAGCCGTGCAGCACCACCATGCCCATATCGCCAGTTGTATGGCTGAACATGGGCTGGGTCCTGATCATCCCGCTGTCCTGGGTGTCGCCCTGGATGGTCTGGGAATGGGGGAGAGTGGTTCCCTGTGGGGTGGTGAGTTTCTGAGGGTAAATTACTGTCAATTCCAACGTCTGGCCCATTTCAAACCGACGGCCATGTTAGGGGGTGCCAAGGCGATGTATGAACCCTGGCGAAACACATTGGCTTACCTGTTGAGCGAATTCGAATGGGAGACGCTGCTGCAGGAGTATGGGGATCTGGAATTGATCCGGTTTCTCAACGCGAAACCGATCATCAATCTGCAGCAGATGTGGGCGCGTGGGATCAATTCACCGCTGGCATCGTCCTGCGGCAGACTGTTTGATGCAGTTGCAGCGGCCCTCAATATCTGTCGGGAACAGGCGAGTCATGAAGGACAGGCGGCCATTGAGATGGAAGCGCTGGCTGCACCGCCAATGGGGCAACCTGGATACGGTCATCGACTGGAGTTGATTGAGGGGCGGTATGTGCTGGGTTGGCAGCCCCTATGGAGTGATTTGCTGGATGATCTGAAGCGATCTGTGCCGGTGGCGATCATGGCGGCCCGGTTTCATCAGGGGATCATCGATGCGGTAACCCGGACTGCTCTTTTGCTTTGTCAGGAGCAGCAACTGGATACGGTGGTACTCTCCGGTGGAGTATTTCAGAACAGAATTCTACTGGAGGGGGTCAGTGATCGGCTGCGGCAGCAGGGGCTGAATCTGCTGAGTCCCCGGCTTGTACCCGCCAATGATGGTGGTCTGTCACTTGGTCAGGCGGTTGTGGCGGCGGCGCGCTGGCAGAATCGCCCCTGCTGAGGTCCGGCCGACTTAACTCTCGAAACAGTGTTTCTGCGCCTTCAGGCGACGCAGCATTTCAATCCGATCCTCTGCTGAGATCATGCGGCCGCGCTCCTGATAGCGGAGATACTCCACATAGCCCGACAGGGCGTAGGCCGGCATCAGGATAGTGGTGCCAATCCAGATTGAGGCGCCATGGTAGGGATCTTCATAAAAGCCCGGTTGGTAGCTGTAGGTGTCCGGTGTCAGTTGTGCAATCTCCCGTTCCAGTGCTTCACAGGTGAGGATCTGTTCATTTCTGCTTGGTTCTGGAACAGCGGGGGTGCGGTAGAGCTGGAAAGGAAACGGGCTGGAATCCTTATCCTGTTCCGCTGAACTGTTCAAGTTATCGGCCATGGCGGTCGATGCAGTGACCAGTAAGAGCAGAAGTGGGGCGAGTTTTCTGCGGATTTGGACGGTGCCTGACATGGATTTCTCCTCGAGTTCCTCATCTGATGGTAGCAGTATCGGCGATTAGTGCGAAAATTTGATCAGTGGCAAGGAAATAAAAACACGATTTTTCCAACAATTATCACATTAAGGCCAAAAACTCTGTGAAATCATGTTATCAATGCTGTAGCATAAGTAATTGCTAATATAATGTTCGATGGAGCATGTTATGCAAGAGCTGGATCTAGAATTTGAATTCTCCCTCAAGCCGGACCCGGATCCAGAGTTGGCTCCCTACGTGGTCAGGTTTCTTGGTACCAGTGTGGCCTGGGATGATGAAGCGGCTACCGATCGTATTGCTGGAGAGATACTCGGCCACAGGATAGATCTGGCAGCGGCCATTGTGGATGGTGTTGAACAGTCCCTGTTGCTCGATTCAGTCTGCCCCGAACTTTCCGAATTTGCCCAGACCGCCTTTGGTGACGATGGTTGTCACTTCATGCAGCAGACGGACGAAGGCGTCACCAAGAAGCAGGAGTGCAGCGGACTGGTCTATATCAACGAGATCACCATCGACCCCGATTATCGAGGCCAGGGTATCGGGACCGCCCTGATGGGGAAGATCGGCCAGATGGTGGATGTGGAAGATAGTATCATCGCACTAAAGGCGTTTCCCCTCTCTCCCGAATATGGCAAACCGGTCCCACCTGCCGATGTGGAACGGGTCAAGCGGTTTTACGAGCGTCTTGGTTTTGTCCACATCGGCGGCGAGTTCATGGTCAAACAGGCCAATCTCTGCGATAACATCAAAAAACGGATGGCGTGGAGAAAGGATCGACCAGTTAAATCTGTCCGTGCTCAACCCGCCAAGATGGGTGTTTGATTGGGGACAGATTGTCTGCCCGGTTCTGTGTTATAAATTACTGCTGATTCAACCGACCGATACCGCTATTGGGAATAGGTGGTTGCAACGGTTTTAATTTTTGTTAGGGATACGCTATGGCAGACCGCAGTTTCAATTTTGCTGGCTTCATGATTCGATGGATCCTGGCCCTGTTTCTGGTTTTTTGTACCTACAATCCTTCCGGTTACTCCTGGTATCACTGGCTGATGGGAGCGGAAAATAAAATCGAACCCCTGTTGATACTGGCGGCTGTGCTGTTGCTTATCGGCTGGGTGATCTATGTTCGGGCGACGGCCCGCTCCCTTGGCATCCTGGGTACGCTGCTGGCCCTGGCCCTGTTTGGCACGCTGGTCTGGGCCCTGATCTACTATCAGATCATCTCCCTGAGCAATACCACGCTTCTCTCCTATATTGTATTGGTCATACTCTCCGCCGTGATGGCCACCGGCCTCTCCTGGTCCCATATCCGTCGTCGCATCAGTGGCCAGCTGGATGTGGATGACCGGGACGACGATTAGTTTGCCCAAGGTGCTGCTGCCGCTCATGGGGACAGCTCCCCATGGTGCCGGAGCGGCGATCGCAGGCGCTTCAGTGATACAACGACAGATAGGGAATTTCCACCTGATGAATAATCAAAAAAAGGTATTCAGGGTTAACTTTCTCATCCTGCTGCTATTCGGTTTCCTGGGCCTGGTTGCAATGCCGCTGTTGGCCCAGGAGCAGCCGGAGACGGAGCAGAAACAGGTCGCTGCGGCCCCATCCACCATAGCGACATTGACCTCCTTCGTGGAGCTGAAGAGAAACCTTCAGAAGGACATGCAGGCTGTGAACCGGCAGCTTCAGTCCGCCCAGACAGACGCAGAGAAGGCAAATCTGAAGCAGCAACTGGAGAAACTGGAGAGTGATCTCAAGACCACCAACCGGAATTTTGAAAATATAGCGGCAGGCGTCGATATGACGACCTTGAGGGGAGAGGTTCAGGAGGAGTTCAATCTGCAGCAGGAGGTGTTTTCCCTGCTGCGGCCGGCAATCGATGAAATGAAGGAGATCACTGCCCGGGTGCGGCAGAAATCGGAGCTGAAAAAGAAGATCGCCTATTACCAGGGCCAACTGCCGATTATCACCGAGGCGCTGGCCAATGTGCAGAAATTGGAACAGTCCGCTGATAACAAGACCCTGTTGCAGAGTCTCAAGCAGACGGCGGAGCAGTGGGCTAAACAGCAGGCTTTTATCCAGAGTGAACTGCAGGCGGCACAGTTACAGCTGGACAAGCTGAGCGCCGATGAGACCTCGTTCACCGAGGCATCCCAGAGTTATCTGAAATCATTCTTCCAGAAACGGGGACTCTATCTCACCATCGCCCTGGCAGTGGTCATCGGTATCGCCTTGCTGTCCCGACTGAGTGCCAGCGCGATGCAGCGTTTTATACCGGGATTTCGGGCCAAGCATCGCAGTTTCAGGATTCGGTTGATTGAACTGCTGCACCGGGTCCTCACCGTGCTGCTCTCAATCCTCGGCCCCATGGCGGTGTTTTACATTGTCGAGGACTGGGTGCTGTTCAGCCTGGGTATCCTGTTACTGTTCGGCATTGCCTGGGCGTTACGACAGACATTACCCCGTTACTGGAGCCAGGTTCAGCTGTTTCTCAATGTCGGCTCGGTGCGGGAGGGCGAGCGGCTGTTGATGGAGGGACTGCCATGGCGGGTTGAGCAGATCAATGTGTTCAGTACCCTGGTAAACCCGGTCGCGGGAATCAGCCAGCGGGTACCCATCGATGAACTGGTGGATCTTAAATCACGCCCCTCTGATGCAGATGAACCCTGGTTTCCCTGCAGCAAAGGGGATTGGGTGATTCTGGACAGTGGCGTGCGGGGGAAAGTCAACGGTATCTCCCATGAGTTTGTTCAGCTGGTACAACGGGGTGGTGCCAGGGTCACTTACCAGATGGCCGATTTCCTGGCTGCTTCGCCACGCAACCTGGCGACAAACTTCCGCATCAAGGAGATTATCGGGCTCAGTTACGATCTGCAAAAGGAGATTACCGGCACTATCCCGGAAACACTTCAGAATTATCTGCTGCAGCGATTACAACAGGAAGGCTATGCGGATCAGCTGCTGAATATGCGGGTTGAGTTTAATGCGGCGAACAACTCGTCACTGGATCTCGTGGTCATTGCCGACTTCAAGGGGGAGGTGGGCGACCTGTATAACCGGTTCCGCCGCGCCATCCAGCGCTGGTGCGTGGATGCCTGCAGCGAGAACGGTTGGGAGATTCCGTTCCCCCAGTTGACCCTGCACGGTGCCCTGTCCCGAGCGGAATAACCGGATCGGTTCAACGGGGCAGGGTCACCACCGCTTCCAGTCCCGTCGATCTGCCCTTGCGCAGGATCACATCGCCGCCGTGGGCCCGGGCAATGTTGCGGGCGATACCGAGCCCAAGCCCGGTACCGCCGGTCTCCCGGGCCCGTGACTCTTCGCGGCGATAGAAGGGGTCGAAGAGTCCCTCCAGCTCCGCTTCCGGTACTCCTTCCCCACGGTCTGCGATAATAATGGTGAGGCGCTCCTGGCTCTCCTCCAGGCGTATCTCTGCAGCCTTACCGTAGCGAACGGCGTTCTCAATCAGGTTCATCAGGCAGCGCTTCAATGCCAGGGGTCGGCCGGTGTAGGGCGCAATATTCGCCTTCGACAGGTTTACTTCCCAACCCAGCTCGCCGGCGTCGTCCTGCAGTGACTCAAGCAGTCCGATGATATTGATCTGTACCGGTTTCTCCTTGCTCTCGGTGCCCCGCAGGTAGTCCAGTGTGGCGTGTACCATCTGCTCCATATCGTCCAGGTCTTTCTCGAATCGGGTCTGAAGCTCTTCGTCCTTCAGCAACGCGAGGCGCAGGCGTAGGCGGGTGATCGGGGTCTTCAGATCGTGGGAGACGGCAGCCAGCACCCGGCTGCGATCTTCAATATAGCGTCGCAACCGTTCCTGCATGGTATTGAATGCCTTTACCGCCCGCCTGACCTCCCGGGGGCCACTCTCGCTGAGGGGGGGATAGGTGATGTCCTTACCGATGTTCTGCGCCGCTTCCGCCAGTGTGCCCAGGGGACGGGTGACCCAGCGCACCGCCAGCAGTGAGAGCAGGATAATGGAGATCAACAGCACCCCGAGATAGGTGAGCAGCCTGTAGGGCCACTCTTCCACACCCGCAGGGATTGGCCGCAGGATATTCAGCCAACCGCCATCGGAGAGTTGGATGCTGGCCTGAAAACCGCTCCGGGGCGGGCGGAATCGAGAGGGTCTGGATTCGATATAGCGCCGTTCCCGGCTATCCTTGCGGTGCTCCCGCCAGTAGGATTTTTCCAGTTCACGGTTGCGCTCGATCGGATTGATCGCCACCTGTATGGCGGTACCCTCGGGCAGCGCCTGTTTCAGGAGCATTTCCAGATGGTTGGCTGGCAGGGCCCCCTTATCCAGTTCAAGCGGGGCATCGGACAGGCTGGCGCGGAATTGGGGAGTACTGAAGGCCCGGACAATATGTGCCCGTTCGGCAGATTGGGTCTCCTCCAGCAGATAGACCAGGGAGGCCACCCGCTGGATCAGCTGTACTCCGGTGTTCTCCCGTATCACGTTGACCCGGTCTTTCAGCAGCAGCCCGGTGCTGAACAGCTGGGTAAACAGCAGACCGATGATCAGGATCAGGGTCAGGCGTCCGAACAGTGAGCGTGGCAGCAGCCTCATGCGGTGCTCCCGCTGTTCTCGACCTGGACTGCGAAGATATATCCTTCACCCCGTATCGTCTTGATTATCCGAGGCTCTTTCGGATCGTCTTCCAGGCGTCTCCGGAGACGGCTGACCAGTACATCGATACTCCGGTCGAACGGGTCGGCTTCCCTGCCCTGGGTGAGGTCGAGCAACTGGTCCCGGTTCAATATCCGGTTGGGATGATCCAGGAACACTTTCAGTAGCCGGTATTCTGCACCGCTCAGGGGTACTACGCTACCACCCGACGATTCCAGATGACGGGCAATCGGGTCCAGTGTCCAGCCGCCGAAACTGATCACTTCGGGTGCCGAGTCGGGCTGGTCGTAGGGTAGGGAGGTAGTGCGGCGCAAAACCACTTTTATACGGGCCAGCAGTTCCCGGGGATTGAACGGCTTGGGCAGGTAGTCATCCGCCCCCATCTCCAGGCCCAGGATACGGTCCATCTCGTCACCCCGGGCGGTCAGCATGATAATGGGAATCTTCGATTTCACCCGCAGGTTGCGGCACAGCTCCAGTCCGTCGGTCCCGGGCAGCATCAGATCCAGCACCACCAGATCAATGCGCTGCTCCTCCAATGCCCGGTTCATGGCTTTGCCTTCACCGACGGTGGTTACCCGGTAGCCGTTCTGCTCCAGGTAGGTCTGTAGCAGTTCCCGGATCTCCCGGTCATCATCGACCACCAGAATATGACGTCTCTTTTTCATGTGTTCTTTATACCTGAAATGTGGTTTTTTGATGGGGCTGTTTTGTAACAGAGTGTAACAGCCCGGCTGTTGATACTCAGGATTACAAAAAACCGTTTTCCTGAAATCAGCGAGTTACATGGAACTGGTCTCATAGTACCCACGAACGGGGCATGTGGTCCCGGTAACAGAGAGGAAAAACCGATGAAACGTTCAAACAAGATTATTCTGACTGCAGTTGCTATCGTTGGTATCAGTGTCGCATCCATCTCCTTGGTTTCTGCCCAAGGACGCTATGATCGCTGTGGCTATGGGGGTGACTCCATGAGCATGCAGCGGGGTTTTGACGGGGAGCGCGGACACCACAAGTTCAACCGTGGTATGAAGGGTGATCCGGCTGCTCGGATGGAGCAACGTCTGGACATGATGAAGTATAAACTGCGTATCACCGAAGAGCAGGAGCCGGTCTGGCAGGCGTTTGCACAGCAGGTGAAGCAGAAGATGGAAAATCGCCTGGAACGGCGGGAAGCGATGCGTGATAACGGTCGTCCAACTGTCTCCGAGCGGGTTAAGCAGATGCGCACGGGTGCTGAACAGATGAACGAGATGGCGGATGTGATCGAGAAGCTCTACGCCAGCCTGACCCCGGAGCAGCAGAAGATTGCCGATCAGATGCGTCCGATGGGTGGCAAGCCCCGCATGCGTTAACTGGCAACACAACTCCTGCCTGGAGAAACAAAACACCCACCGGACCGGTGGGTGTTTTGTTTCAGATATCCGGATCAGAGTTGTTCAGGTCCGGACCGGAGCCCGGTTCAGGACTGCAGTTCCGGGCGATTGGCGAACAGCTCCAGTGCCTCCGGATTGGCCAGTGCCTCCTTGTTTTTAACCGGCCGGTTATGCACCACTTCCCGCACCGCCAGTTCGACAATTTTGCCGCTCTTGGTACGTGGAATCTGGTCAACCTGAACAACCCGGGCCGGCACATGGCGGGGCGTTGTGTTAGCACGGATCTGCTTCTTGATCTTGTCAATCAGTGCTTCATCCAGGGTCAATCCATCGCGCAGATGGACGAATAATACCACCCGCACGTCGCCTTCCCACTCCTGGCCAATTACCAGGCTCTCGATAACTTCATCAAGTTTCTCCACCTGACGGTATATCTCGGCTGTGCCAATCCGCACGCCACCGGGATTGAGGACCGCATCCGAGCGGCCGTAGATGATGATGCCGTCCTGGGCGGTCAGTTCCACATAGTCCCCATGGCACCAGACGTTGGGGAAACGGTCGAAGTAGGCGCTGTGGTATTTCTCACCGGTGGGATCGTTCCAGAAACCGATCGGCATGGAGGTGAAGGGAGCGGTACAGACCAGTTCCCCCTTCTCTTCACGGACCGGCTGTCCGTCGTCGTTCCATACTTCCACCCGCATGCCCAGCCCCCGGCACTGCAATTCGCCCCGGTAGACCGGCAACACCGGATTGCCCAGGGCGAAACAGGAGATGATATCGGTGCCACCGGAGATGGAGGAGAGACAGATATCCTGTTTGATCTGTTCATAGACAAAGTCAAACGCCTCCGGCACCAGCGGTGAGCCGGTGGAGCAGAGGGTGCGCACAGTGGAGAGATCATGGGTTTCGCGCGGTTTCAGCCCGGCCTTGTTGATCGCGTCGATGAACTTGGCCGAAGTGCCGAACTGGGTCATCTTCTCCGCGTCGGCATAATCGAACAGTACATTGCCATCCGGATAGAAGGGTGAGCCATCATACAGCAGCAGGGTGGCCTCTGCGGCCAGTCCCGAGACCAGCCAGTTCCACATCATCCAGCCACAGGTAGTGAAATAGAAGGTCCGGTCCCCCGGTTTTACATCGGTGTGCAGCCGATGCTCCTTGAGATGCTGCAGCAGGGTACCGCCGGCGCCGTGCACAATACACTTGGGCACGCCGGTAGTACCGGAGGAGAACATGATATAGAGCGGATGATCGAACGGCAGCTGGCGGAAATTGATCTCCTGTGCGCTGTAGCCGTCCGTGAATTGGGCCAGTGAAATGGCGCCCGGGATGGACTCCAGCGGGAATGTTTCCCGGGTATAGGGGATCACCACCACATGCTCAATACTGGGGATGCGCTGGCGGATCTCGGCGACCTTTTCCAGGCTGTCATGGGTTTTGCCGTTGTAGTAGTAACCGTCAGTGGTGAACAGCAGTTTGGGTTCAATCTGGCCAAAACGATCCACTACGCCATTGACCCCGAAATCGGGTGAGCAGGAGGACCAGGTGGCCCCAAGGCTGCTGACGGCCAGCATGGCAATAATGGTCTCCGGCATATTGGGCAGATAGGCGGCCACCCGGTCACCTTCACCAATACCGGCGGCCTCCAGTGCCTGAACCAGGCGGGACACCTGGTCATAGAGCTCCTGGTGGCTGACGCGACGCTGCACCTTGTCTTCCCCACGGAACACCAGCGCATCGCTGTCATCCCGGCGCCGCAGCAGATTCTGGGCATAGTTGAGTTTCGCCTGGGGGAACCAGCGGGCACCGGGCATTTTGTCGCCGTTCTCCAGCACCACATCCCCTCGGGTTTCGGCGATAACACCGCTCTCTTCCCAGATGGCACTCCAGAACGCTTCGGGCTGATCAATCGACCACTGGTAGAGTTGGGTGTAGTCGGTCAGCTCAGTACCGTACTTCTGGTTGATAAAGTGGCGGAATCGGGTGACGTTCGCCTGTTCAATCTGTTCGGGGCGGGGTTGCCAGAGCTTTTTTGCCATTAAATTCTCCACCGGTGGATATGATCTTATAGTTTTAAGCAGTCACGAAGAATAGCACTGATCGGGTAAAAAATTAAAATCGTCCCAACCGGATTCAGGGTAAGGGAGTGGGACGGTTAAGGATTCTTCTCGCTAGGCTGCCGGATGGGCGATCCGGCCTGATCGTGGCTCGAGCAGCCGGAGAATTTTTCATCCGATCCCTTGGTTGTGTCCGGTATCGGATCTGCACCACGGGGCCGCTAACAGTTAAACCATTTCCGGCTGGTGCTCCGGCCTGGCCCGGTTAAATGCTTCCAGTTGCAGACAGGCCTGCTCAATCTGCACTATACGGGGATAGGGGGTCAGGTCCAGTGCGAAACGGCGTGCGTTGTACACCTGGGGTACCAGGCAGATATCGGCTAGGGTGACCTGGTCACCGAAACAGAATTTTCCTTTGGCAGCCTGAGCAGCCAGCAGCTGCTCCATGGGGCGGAAACCTTCGTGGATCCAGTGGTGATACCAGGTCTGCTTCTGCTCCTCGCTGACTCCCAGCTCCCGGGTAAGATACTGGAGTATTCTCAGGTTATTAACCGGATGGATATCAGAGACTACCATCTGGGCCAGAGCCCGTACCCTGGACCGTTGCCGGGCATCGCCCGGTAACAGGGGAGGTTCAGGCACTGTTTCATCCAGGTATTCACAGATCGCCAGTGACTGCTGCAGCACCCCGTCATCCAGGGCCAATGCCGGGACCAGCCCCTGGGGATTGACCGTCCGGTACTCCGCACCACCATCTTCACCGGTCAACAGATTGACCGGTATCTGCTGGTAATCGAGTCCCTTCAGGTTGAGCGCGATACGTACCCGATAGGCGGCTGTGGAGCGGTAGTAATCATAGAGTTTCATCATGTCGGAATCCCGCTTCTGGTTGCCCCTTACGACGCCTGGTACTGCTCCACCTGCTGGTCGATGTCACCGAAGATATTGTTACCCGCCGGATCCTCCATACGGATGCGAATGGTGTCGCCGAAGCCCATGAAGGGGGTGGTCGGTTTGCCGTTGTTGATCGTCTCGATCATGCGCACTTCAGCGATGCAGGAGTAGCCGACTCCACCGTCGGCGATGGCCGAGCCCCATTCTGTGTTCTGTTTGTTGGAGACCGTGCCGGATCCGATAATGGTACCGGCACCCAGGGGGCGGGTCTTGGCGGCATGGGCAATCAGCTGAGGAAAGTTAAAGGTCATGTCCACCCCTGCGTTGGCCTTGCCGAACGGCTGGCCGTTATAGTCCACCAGCAACGGCAGGCTGACCCGCCCATCCTGCCAATGGTCGCCCAGTTCGTCCGGTGTGACGGCCACCGGTGAGAAAGCGCTGGAGGGCTTGGACTGGAAGAAGCCGAACCCCTTGGCCAGTTCCGCCGGAATCAGTCCGCGCAGGGAGACATCGTTGACCAGCATCAGCAGGCGGATCTGTCCGGCCGCCTGTTCGATGCTGCAGCCCATGGGCACATCCCCGGTGACCACGGCCACCTCGCCTTCGAAGTCAATTCCCCAGGTGGTATCGGCGATGCGGATCGGCTCCCTTGGTCCCAGGAAACTGTCCGAGCCGCCCTGGTACATCAACGGATCGTGCCAGAAGCTCTCCGGGATCTCCGCCCCGCGGGCCTTGCGTACCAACTCCACGTGGTTCACATAGGCGCTGCCGTCGGCCCATTGATAGGCCCGGGGCAGGGGAGAGGCGAGCTGTTCCATCTCCAGTCGGAAGGCATCAGGGCGATCGCCGCTATTCAGCTCCCGATAGCGCTGTTGCAGCGCCGCTTCGCAGTCTGCCCAGTCATCCAGGGCCGCCTGTAGGGTCGGGGCGATATCGTTGGCCGGCACCGCCTGACCGAGGTCCTTGGAGACCACCAGCAGCAGGCCATCGCGCCCCTGTTTCATTGAAGCCAGT
Proteins encoded in this region:
- the maiA gene encoding maleylacetoacetate isomerase translates to MMKLYDYYRSTAAYRVRIALNLKGLDYQQIPVNLLTGEDGGAEYRTVNPQGLVPALALDDGVLQQSLAICEYLDETVPEPPLLPGDARQRSRVRALAQMVVSDIHPVNNLRILQYLTRELGVSEEQKQTWYHHWIHEGFRPMEQLLAAQAAKGKFCFGDQVTLADICLVPQVYNARRFALDLTPYPRIVQIEQACLQLEAFNRARPEHQPEMV
- a CDS encoding acetoacetate--CoA ligase — encoded protein: MAKKLWQPRPEQIEQANVTRFRHFINQKYGTELTDYTQLYQWSIDQPEAFWSAIWEESGVIAETRGDVVLENGDKMPGARWFPQAKLNYAQNLLRRRDDSDALVFRGEDKVQRRVSHQELYDQVSRLVQALEAAGIGEGDRVAAYLPNMPETIIAMLAVSSLGATWSSCSPDFGVNGVVDRFGQIEPKLLFTTDGYYYNGKTHDSLEKVAEIRQRIPSIEHVVVIPYTRETFPLESIPGAISLAQFTDGYSAQEINFRQLPFDHPLYIMFSSGTTGVPKCIVHGAGGTLLQHLKEHRLHTDVKPGDRTFYFTTCGWMMWNWLVSGLAAEATLLLYDGSPFYPDGNVLFDYADAEKMTQFGTSAKFIDAINKAGLKPRETHDLSTVRTLCSTGSPLVPEAFDFVYEQIKQDICLSSISGGTDIISCFALGNPVLPVYRGELQCRGLGMRVEVWNDDGQPVREEKGELVCTAPFTSMPIGFWNDPTGEKYHSAYFDRFPNVWCHGDYVELTAQDGIIIYGRSDAVLNPGGVRIGTAEIYRQVEKLDEVIESLVIGQEWEGDVRVVLFVHLRDGLTLDEALIDKIKKQIRANTTPRHVPARVVQVDQIPRTKSGKIVELAVREVVHNRPVKNKEALANPEALELFANRPELQS
- a CDS encoding fumarylacetoacetate hydrolase family protein — encoded protein: MKLASMKQGRDGLLLVVSKDLGQAVPANDIAPTLQAALDDWADCEAALQQRYRELNSGDRPDAFRLEMEQLASPLPRAYQWADGSAYVNHVELVRKARGAEIPESFWHDPLMYQGGSDSFLGPREPIRIADTTWGIDFEGEVAVVTGDVPMGCSIEQAAGQIRLLMLVNDVSLRGLIPAELAKGFGFFQSKPSSAFSPVAVTPDELGDHWQDGRVSLPLLVDYNGQPFGKANAGVDMTFNFPQLIAHAAKTRPLGAGTIIGSGTVSNKQNTEWGSAIADGGVGYSCIAEVRMIETINNGKPTTPFMGFGDTIRIRMEDPAGNNIFGDIDQQVEQYQAS